The stretch of DNA TTCCGGAtatatcgatcaaatataccatATAGTTTtcgaaatataccgtaaatgtACCGAATCCGAGTGATATTCCTCTATTCAATAGAGTCTATTGTGATGATCAGTTCAATATGATTGCAAATACTTGAAACactaaaaacaattttatccgattgaagaatcaatttagcttattataaatactacTTTTTATTAGATTGTATACCTCCGgcgtacagccgctagaaagCAGTTTGTGGTCGTaaacatttcttatcggttccatacgaatatcatcaCTGAATTTTCTAGCGGCCCCgtcatttgaatatttgtaaAAGCGTTGCAAAAGTGAGACTAAACTAATGGTTACTTTTTGGCTTATCCAGATTAAATAGCGAGCGAgcgctctgtctgtgtctgttccagcagcagctgccgcaccAGCGCCGCCTTTTCCACGGCCTTTAGCAGCTCCAATAGCTCCAGCAGAACGTTCAGTGTGAATGGCTTGAAGCGACGCACTCGCTCGCTGACTTCCAGTGAGGTCACCAGATCGTCAAAGAACTTCTCCAGACGCTCACCGCTCCACACGTGACGGGCCTCATGCTGCAGCTTGTGGACGCCCGCTGTCAGCGTGTACAGCAGCCCCTCGTAGAAGTTTTCCTTGTTGAGCTGAGCAGCCAGCTTGGCGCTGGCCAGCAGCGCCGCCGGCAGATCGCAGCGGAATTCATGGGCACGCACGAAACAGGTGGCCGCCAGCTGACGCACTTGCTCGCATCTGTGCTGCAACAGGCGCCAACTGAGGCGGCGGAAGCGTTGCAGTCGCGGGTCCACGTCAGTGTGGGCGCTGGTGCGCAGATGCTCCACTTTGGAGAGGAATCCCAGGAAGAGTATAATGGAGGAGGTGACCACCTCGCGCCTGTCGCAGCAGTCCAGCATGTGCTCGCAGGCTctgggcagcaggcaggccaACTCGTCGTAGTTCAACTCGCTGGGCTCCCAGGCGGGACGCGTCTCAAACTCTGTGGCCTGTCGCTGGCCCACCAGCTTGCCCAGACTCGCTCCAAATAGCTGCAGGGCCGCATTCGAGATGGTCCACTCGGCGTTGTCGATGTGCTCCATGGCCACCATCATAATCTCGTTGTAGTATTTGCTCATGGCCGGCCTCAGCTCCGTATCGCGCACCAAAACGCACAAATAGTGCAGGACCAGAGCCTCCCAGCGGTCGTGATTGCTGTCTGTGGCCGCCGTTGGACGACTTTCGTTAAGCCTCTGTAGTATCTCCTGCACAGCTCGGTGCAGGAGCAAACGCTGCCGCGGATTGTCGTTCTTCAGGACGTGCAGGAACATGATGGCGAAGCCAGCGCCACGCCGTGTGGTGCTCACCTGGCGGCTCTCGGCGAGCAGCTCCCGTTCGAGGCACTCGTGAAGCAGCTGGAATCCTTTATCCTCACTCTTCAGTGTGCTGGTTATGCCACGGGTGAGTCGGCCAATGCTCAGACCGCCGGACTCAATGGCACCCTTGTGCCGGCAGCGTGTCAGCACGGCCACATTGATGTCCAAGCAACGACGCAGGGCATCCCAATGGGGTGCCGCATCCGTTTGCAGCAGGGAGCAGCCCATGCTGGCGGCCAAGTCGCAGAGGCCCTTCAACGTCAGCCAGAAGCTCATCAGCAGATACTTCCCGCAGGCCTCGGCATCCGCCTTGGCATCAAATGCACTCTCGCTGACCAGCAGCTGTAGGCTCTCGTCCATGTCCTGGAAACTAGGCGCCGTGTCAGCCTCCTCCGACTGCCTGCTGGCATTGGAAAGATTCAGAAACTTCAAGATGCCATCCAGAATGCGTTCGAGTAGCGGCAGCAGATCCTTAATTTCAGACTCTTTGTGTAGGCCTCCTGCTTTGACCACCTCGTCCAGCACGCAGAGGTAGCCAAAGAGATTGCCACCAGCTTTGGCAGTGAGCAGAGGATCCTTTAGGTAGGACTCCAGCTTTTCAGGCAATCGCTTAACGCACTCGTCGTACAGGCAGCTGGCTTCCTGTTGGCTTTTGACAGCCAACTGGGCATACAGCGAGACGAGCGCACATTCATCCACGTCGGAGCTGGAGCAAAGTGACAGGCAGCGGGTCACACACTGCGCCGTGTTCACGTGTCCCAATTGAATGATCAGCGAGACGGTCAGCTCCAGGGCATCGTCGAAGCCTTGGGGATTGTTGAGTGTTTCAAACAGCTGCTGGGCCACCACTTGAGGCCGAAAGACGCCGCGATCGAGCAGGAAGGCGCCCATCTGCTGgttctgctgtgtgctgcaCATTTTGGCATTCTTGGCCACATGGTCGGCGTACAAAGATCTGTTGAGGATTTCCAGCAGCTTGAGGGCAAAGATCTTGGGCTGATACACCTCGCAGTGCATGTCCCGATCGATGAGTTCCTGCAGCTGCGAAAAGAAGCGTTTTATGTTCTGAGCCAGGCCATCCACGCGCACGCCGTTGTCCACCTTGAGCACCTTGTGGAAGTGCTTGGCCGTGTGGTTAATGATCGTGGGCATCTTGCCCAGCATTGTGTTGCGAAACTCGGAGCTCTCCACACCCCGATGGCGCTCGATGAAGCTGTAGAAGAACTCCAGGCAATCCTCGACGGCAAAGTTGGGCAGATTTTCCACTAGGAAACGAAATATCAGCAGCTGGGCTTCCGTCTCGAACTGACTGCAGTTGGTCAGCAGTTCGGTGCTTATCTTGAAGAAGTGCAACTTGGAGGTGGCGTAAATCTCCTTCGCGAACATGCTGAAGATGAGTATCAGCCGCAGCTGGTCGTTGGGCGTGCGCACATCCTCGGAGCAGGCCAGAAATTCCACAATCTGCGGATTGGCTTGCAGCAGCTCGAACAGCTCAATGCGCTGCTGGATGCGCAGGAACCACTGCGAGTGAAAGTTTTGTATCTCAGCGACGCTGCCATTGACCAGCAGCTCCACACTGCCGGCCAGCAGGGCGGGGGATCGCTGATTGCTCAGACTCTTCACCGGAtactggctggctgcccgcAGACCCTTGTAGCTCAGGCTGAGCCGCAGCCCACTGAAGAACTCCGACTCGCTTTGGTTGCTCGCCGCCAGCAGGTCCGGCAGGGAGTGCCAGTTGAGTATGCCGCTCAGCAGGTAATACTTGTTGCGGTTCGTCCACGGCCAGAACTGCATGATCAGGCGGAAGTAGGAGAACGCTCGCTTTGGTTGCTTGCAGCAGTGATTGAACAGCGTCAGGGCCTCCTCGCGTGATCCCGTCTGGCTCTGACGCTGCAGGCAGTGATAAAAGTGCTCCAGtttcagcggcagcagctccagctgcggAAACTTCTTCACCAGCAGATTCGTGGCCTTCAGCACGGGTATCAGACTGAGGCTGTTTTGCGCCAGGGCAGCCAGTATGGCTGCGATGCACCTCTCCTCCAGCAGAACCGCATCCAGCCGCTTCCAGTGGTCGGTGAGCAGCACGGACTGCAGCATTAGGAATGCGATTGGCTGCTCGCAGGTCAGCCGCTGCGGCAAATCCGCAAAGTGCTCATCCTTGAGGGCGTACTTGTCCAGAATGTGGTAGTACACACGAAAATTGATATTCAGGGCGGCCTGGTTTGCCCCGCACGTGTCACCCTGcgcagcctcctcctccgctgaAATTTGTTGGGCCACCTGCCGGGCCGCCTCCTCAGGCTTGACATCGCCGAGAGTCTATGGAGGGTTAGAAACCATTTAGATTCGCACGTTCGAGACATCCCAACTCACCTTTAAATACGACAGACAGTCGCTGTGGCTAATTTGCGTTTTCCCGGTGGACATGCCCAAAATTTCGATTGATTTCGATTCTCAAGCAAGGGTATTCaacgaaatatacccttgcattttcaaaatatactgtaaatataccgcgAATcctaaattattttcctcgattttgatgttctatttaatattactagcttgtaAAGACTTTTagcactgaaacaataatttaatccaattgaagaatcaattttgcttaGTATAAACTctaatttttattggattgtataccttatgaccttctattttacaaatttgtatttgaatttttcattcaaatcaccCCTTGTGGAAGCAATGGAGCTTTgtgttcagtatgtaaatgtatgtaacatgcatagacatgtatgtatgttaactgatatcatgcaaatttttgaaaaatagcgtGCGGAACAAAGAAgatattgaattattttgtttttctgaaaattgcacaaagggaacataagtaaataatttaattggctCGGAGTGCTTTGGGGGGCAGTTCTTCCATCTTCACAAGTTCACATTTTCTATGTACCGAATCCTTTACTGCGACAGATGGCGCTGCTACGATTTGCTCACATCGACGATAGGTGTCCATGAGGTCCTTTGATCCCTCTAAGCAGAGTGACCAGCCTTTTGTCTGTGGTGAATTGCATCTGGCGGTTCATTCAAGAAATAACCCAATAACATTTCAAATCAGACTTAATGTAGGCTTGGCTCGGGAATATCACATCCACATTCGAAAACAGTTAAATTAATAAGAACACCCTTTTGATTTATCAAACAATTTCGTtataattcattaaatattaagtATAAATACGGAGTTAACTATATAAGTATTATATAcacaattacaataaaatattcagtCACTATAATGCTTCATctatatacaaatatgaacGCTGCCGCACTTTAATAAATTATCCgattcaattttcattataatatacaatataaCAGTCATCTAGGGTCCACGGTCCACGGTCCACGATCCACAGTTCGGGCGTCATCTATCgaggaaaaatgtattttttgttgtaggaTCTGCGCCGAGGATTGTCTACTTATAGCTAGAATGttggttaaaaaaaaaacaaaaaacgtcAAGGACACTTTTCaatagttttcttttgccatttttcacatcattttgatttttgtttgctttttgctcttttgctcttttcgttttcttttttatgatctttgtgtgtgtgtgtgtgtggtgtgtgtgtgtgggtggttaATAAATAGTATCGATCGATCGttaatattcatattcaaCATTGAAATACATTAAACATACATTAGGCATATACATAACtacaaaatataatacaaTTATCGCATTCCGCATTCCGCATCCCGCATCGAGTAGCTTTAGTCGTGACGCCAGCTCCTTGGCAGCACATAGTCCTTCACCTTGTAGAGCGCATTCGCATACCAATGGATGccgttctgctgctctgcccgCGACACGCCCTCCGCCTGCTGCGAGCTGCGCAGCTGATCCTTGGCGGGCATCCACGACTGCAGCATGGAGAGAATGCGCATGGGCGCGAGGCCCCAGTGCGCCAGCGATTGGCTGTCGATGACCGCGTAGCAGGAGGCGGCCACCGAGTTCACCACAATGGTGCCCTCGCGGGTGAGTGGTGCCACCACGCCCTTGCTCCGCACACTGCCCACCCGCACAACCCGCTGCGGACGCAGCTCGCCCGTTGCCGCATCCCGCACGAGCACATAGTTGAGCTCCTCCACGCGATCGGCAAAGACGTAgtccagctgctggcgctcCGGATGCCACACGCTGATGAGATGAGCGGGCGTCACAGTCAACACCGCCCCACCGTCCGTGTGCAGCTGCACAAAGTTCTGCATCTGCTCCAGGTTGCGGTCCATGAAGAGAATCACCTCGCTGTAGACGGGCTGCCCGTTGCTGTCCATGCTCAGAACGCGGTCTCCGATGGAGAGCTCGCTGAGCGGTTTCGCCACGCCACTCTCCAGCAGCGCAGTGCTCTCGGGCGTAAAGCAGCCATGCACATGGGAGCTGATCGAGGAATctgcaaagagcaaaaagggaGAGAGGTTCGGTTAGAGTTTGttatacagcagcagcagcaggtaatGGCATTAGTTTGGCTAATCTAATTTGGCGTTAAGCATCCAATTGCCAAACCCAACAAGTCAAAAAGGTTTTCACAGATCCTGGGCTGGCACAGCGTAACCGCCCAAAGGCGAAACAATGCTGCCAGCAAACGGACTGAACACACGAGACCAGAAACCTAATGCGATCTGCGATCTCAGCGAGAGATCACTACGATCTTCAGCAGATAACCGGCATATCAATTGCAgcacacaaaaggcagcagcagccgcagtcgtGTGCAAAATTGTGATCTTGTTTTTCCTTGCAAGATTAGCCGTGGGATCAGCCAACTCCGGAGAGCTCTTCGCTCTGCGCTCGAGCCAAAGCAGCTTATGGGCCACACGGCAACGACTCGGGGAAAAAGGGATGCCAGGTAGCGAAATGTGTTCCCAGCCTCTGCTTTGCTGTCCAACCTGTTGGCAATTACCAAACATGCGGCAACCCACCCAAAACAATAAGAGTGCGCAACGATACCGCCACTGGCAAACGCTAACATTAATCATCATTAATAGATATTGGATTACAGGGTGCACAATCAGCCCACCCAGGctagcagctgcagctccatttgCTTGGCCATTTTTAGAACTTTCTCCACCTTCAACATCAGGCATATTTCACACCCGAAGCGCCTCCTACTCTGACGACCCGTCGTAATGCTGCttgtaaaattcaaattaaaaattccagaCCAAAAGGCCGACCACTAACCGTGCGCTTTATTATAATGAGGCGGCCATAAAGTGGCCTTTGTagtggttgttgtggttgtgcggctgtggctgctgcaaccAAATTCCAATGAAAATGCAGCCTAAATTCCCATTGATGCATTCGGTAAACAGttcgacagacagacagacagacacacaaaagtgtagaaacaataaaaatcgGATTAAATACATACTCATGTATTGGGCAGCGGGTCTATAAAACCCATAATCGATGGGGGGATCGGGAGCAGAAGAACAGTAGACCATGGACCATAGACGGAGACCAGAGAgagaacgaaaacaaaagggcAGCACAAGTAGGAAGCGGCGGCAGTAGTAACAAGAAAAATTGGTGTGAAATCTACCTTTTTAGCCCTAAAGAGCTGCTTCGCTCGCTCGTaacagaaaaccaaaccaaaaagcagcacgaaaaaaagagagaccgAAACGAAGGCAGGGGGAAACGAGAAAAATCTCAGGCGTCGGGTCCGGTCTGGTCGTCGTTCGTCGGCGGTGAGTGGAAAGTGAAGAACTTGAAGGgtcataaattaataaaccaTTAAAGTGGTTAAAATTATCGTTATTTTATCTTTGTTGTGAAGACTAAACTGATAAATTATTACAAAACAGAGGACAGAGCCGCACCGATCCGCTCCGATCTGCTCGCTCGTTCGACCACTTGTTTGGCGGCGGTggtctctgctctctgctgtgtggctgtgtgttggCTTGGTGACTGATCGTTTGGACAGCATTAACAT from Drosophila subobscura isolate 14011-0131.10 chromosome O, UCBerk_Dsub_1.0, whole genome shotgun sequence encodes:
- the LOC117897252 gene encoding uncharacterized protein LOC117897252 encodes the protein MSTGKTQISHSDCLSYLKTLGDVKPEEAARQVAQQISAEEEAAQGDTCGANQAALNINFRVYYHILDKYALKDEHFADLPQRLTCEQPIAFLMLQSVLLTDHWKRLDAVLLEERCIAAILAALAQNSLSLIPVLKATNLLVKKFPQLELLPLKLEHFYHCLQRQSQTGSREEALTLFNHCCKQPKRAFSYFRLIMQFWPWTNRNKYYLLSGILNWHSLPDLLAASNQSESEFFSGLRLSLSYKGLRAASQYPVKSLSNQRSPALLAGSVELLVNGSVAEIQNFHSQWFLRIQQRIELFELLQANPQIVEFLACSEDVRTPNDQLRLILIFSMFAKEIYATSKLHFFKISTELLTNCSQFETEAQLLIFRFLVENLPNFAVEDCLEFFYSFIERHRGVESSEFRNTMLGKMPTIINHTAKHFHKVLKVDNGVRVDGLAQNIKRFFSQLQELIDRDMHCEVYQPKIFALKLLEILNRSLYADHVAKNAKMCSTQQNQQMGAFLLDRGVFRPQVVAQQLFETLNNPQGFDDALELTVSLIIQLGHVNTAQCVTRCLSLCSSSDVDECALVSLYAQLAVKSQQEASCLYDECVKRLPEKLESYLKDPLLTAKAGGNLFGYLCVLDEVVKAGGLHKESEIKDLLPLLERILDGILKFLNLSNASRQSEEADTAPSFQDMDESLQLLVSESAFDAKADAEACGKYLLMSFWLTLKGLCDLAASMGCSLLQTDAAPHWDALRRCLDINVAVLTRCRHKGAIESGGLSIGRLTRGITSTLKSEDKGFQLLHECLERELLAESRQVSTTRRGAGFAIMFLHVLKNDNPRQRLLLHRAVQEILQRLNESRPTAATDSNHDRWEALVLHYLCVLVRDTELRPAMSKYYNEIMMVAMEHIDNAEWTISNAALQLFGASLGKLVGQRQATEFETRPAWEPSELNYDELACLLPRACEHMLDCCDRREVVTSSIILFLGFLSKVEHLRTSAHTDVDPRLQRFRRLSWRLLQHRCEQVRQLAATCFVRAHEFRCDLPAALLASAKLAAQLNKENFYEGLLYTLTAGVHKLQHEARHVWSGERLEKFFDDLVTSLEVSERVRRFKPFTLNVLLELLELLKAVEKAALVRQLLLEQTQTERSLAI